A part of Fimbriiglobus ruber genomic DNA contains:
- the hemB gene encoding porphobilinogen synthase: protein MTDPLPQPTRPGFPTVRPRRLRSSPLIRGLVRETEVTVDDFILPLFVKPGTGVRVEIGSMPGNYQLSPDTLVQEIGAAKDLGVKSFMLFGIPPVKDAKGMVALDDGGIVQVALRTLRKAFGHDILLMTDECFCEYTSHGHCGVLHEVNGRTDVDNDATLPLLAEQCVSHARAGADVIAPSGMLDGMVGAIRRGLDAAGFSHVPILSYAAKYASGFYGPFREAAESPPQFGDRTTYQMDPANAAEALREVALDVAEGADMVMVKPALSYLDIIRRVKDEFRLPTAAYNVSGEFAMVKAAACNGWIDERRVTLEILTSIKRAGADMILTYHAPDAARWLKQG from the coding sequence ATGACCGACCCGCTCCCGCAACCGACCCGCCCCGGCTTCCCGACCGTCCGGCCCCGCCGCCTGCGCAGCTCGCCCCTCATCCGCGGCCTGGTGCGCGAGACCGAAGTCACGGTCGACGACTTCATCCTCCCGCTGTTCGTCAAACCGGGGACCGGCGTGCGGGTCGAAATCGGCTCGATGCCGGGCAACTACCAGCTCAGCCCGGACACGCTCGTCCAGGAAATCGGCGCCGCGAAAGACCTCGGGGTCAAGTCGTTCATGCTCTTCGGCATCCCGCCCGTGAAGGACGCCAAGGGGATGGTCGCGCTCGACGACGGGGGGATCGTGCAGGTGGCCCTGCGCACCCTGCGGAAGGCGTTCGGCCACGACATCCTGCTGATGACCGACGAGTGCTTCTGCGAGTACACGAGCCACGGGCACTGCGGCGTACTGCATGAAGTGAACGGCCGCACGGACGTGGACAACGACGCCACGCTGCCGCTGTTGGCGGAACAGTGCGTGAGCCACGCGCGGGCCGGGGCGGACGTGATCGCCCCGAGCGGGATGCTGGACGGCATGGTCGGCGCGATCCGCCGGGGGCTGGACGCCGCCGGGTTTTCGCACGTGCCCATCTTGAGCTACGCGGCCAAGTACGCGAGCGGCTTTTACGGCCCCTTCCGCGAGGCGGCCGAGAGCCCCCCGCAGTTCGGCGACCGGACCACCTACCAGATGGACCCGGCGAACGCGGCCGAAGCCCTCCGCGAGGTGGCGCTGGACGTGGCCGAGGGGGCGGACATGGTGATGGTCAAGCCCGCGCTGTCGTACCTCGACATCATCCGCCGGGTCAAGGACGAGTTCCGCCTGCCGACCGCCGCGTACAACGTGAGCGGCGAGTTCGCGATGGTGAAGGCGGCCGCCTGCAACGGGTGGATTGACGAGCGGCGGGTAACGCTCGAAATCCTGACCAGCATCAAGCGCGCGGGGGCCGACATGATCCTGACGTACCACGCCCCCGACGCCGCACGCTGGCTGAAGCAGGGGTAG
- a CDS encoding prolyl hydroxylase family protein → MHKQELAGPDIFVVHDFLSRDECWQFVARSEAAGFGDAPINAGIAGAVVRKDVRNNERVMIDDWSLARDLWARAKAFVPPAFGRWHAVGLNERFRFYRYDPGQRFTWHFDGPFERDVGDRSRLTFMLYLNDDFEGGETQFNLSPHNTVRVDDPMLRVTPKSGQALVFQHAILHQGATVTKGRKYVLRTDVMYRFGGAE, encoded by the coding sequence GTGCATAAGCAAGAACTCGCCGGTCCGGACATTTTCGTCGTCCATGACTTCCTTTCGCGGGACGAGTGCTGGCAATTCGTCGCCCGCAGCGAGGCGGCCGGGTTCGGCGACGCGCCCATCAACGCCGGGATCGCCGGCGCGGTCGTCCGGAAGGACGTGCGGAACAACGAGCGCGTCATGATCGACGACTGGTCCCTGGCCCGCGATTTGTGGGCGCGGGCCAAGGCGTTTGTCCCGCCCGCGTTCGGCCGGTGGCACGCGGTCGGACTCAACGAGCGGTTCCGGTTCTACCGGTACGATCCCGGCCAGCGCTTCACCTGGCACTTCGACGGCCCGTTCGAGCGCGACGTCGGCGACCGCAGCCGACTGACGTTTATGCTCTACCTGAACGACGACTTCGAAGGTGGCGAAACGCAGTTCAACCTCAGCCCGCACAACACCGTCCGGGTCGATGATCCCATGTTGCGAGTGACGCCGAAGAGCGGCCAGGCGCTCGTGTTCCAGCACGCGATCCTGCACCAGGGCGCGACGGTCACGAAAGGCCGGAAATACGTGCTGCGGACCGACGTGATGTACCGCTTCGGTGGGGCCGAATGA
- a CDS encoding endonuclease/exonuclease/phosphatase family protein, with amino-acid sequence MDERPHFLTFGWWNLHNFAHYDADRTSDPRWPRLLAHYEAKRTVILTAFQELFADEFPDLLAVCEITREAARDLTARLPGGYNLAVSPTYPHDDGFQVAVFYRQGKGFSPEPPLFASAVEDVAAGTRPMIPVHFTFQSHVIRFVACHWTAFDSDSSREARERLADVLRRDSHAFLEPEVPKPGQCRYVVILGDLNEEPTSGIFKSRLVGRRDRESSHARHWRDTQVRRVRLYNAAWRYLGEQVAHGNPAVRGLGAAGTYFQDPHDWRTFDHLLVSSGLLGASPPYLDEAQTRVVPTPIMVGEDGLPRPFEPGKTRGVSDHLPIVGRLVLPEDSQ; translated from the coding sequence ATGGATGAGCGGCCTCATTTCCTGACTTTCGGCTGGTGGAATCTGCACAATTTTGCGCATTACGACGCGGACCGGACGAGTGACCCCAGATGGCCCAGGCTGCTCGCGCATTATGAAGCCAAAAGGACGGTTATCCTTACCGCCTTTCAAGAGTTGTTTGCAGACGAGTTTCCTGATCTTCTGGCAGTCTGCGAGATCACGCGGGAAGCCGCTCGAGATTTAACGGCCAGGTTGCCGGGTGGCTACAATCTGGCGGTTTCCCCGACCTACCCACACGACGACGGCTTTCAAGTGGCGGTTTTTTATCGGCAGGGCAAGGGTTTTTCGCCCGAACCTCCGTTATTTGCGAGTGCCGTGGAAGATGTCGCGGCGGGAACGCGCCCGATGATTCCGGTGCATTTTACCTTCCAGTCGCACGTGATCCGTTTCGTGGCGTGCCACTGGACCGCGTTCGATTCCGATTCCTCTCGGGAAGCCAGGGAGCGACTGGCGGACGTACTCCGGCGCGACTCCCACGCTTTTCTGGAACCTGAAGTTCCGAAGCCGGGGCAGTGTCGCTACGTCGTCATCCTTGGGGACTTGAACGAAGAGCCCACGTCCGGCATTTTCAAAAGCCGGCTCGTCGGGCGGCGCGACCGCGAGTCGAGTCACGCCAGGCACTGGCGAGACACGCAGGTCAGACGGGTCAGGCTGTACAATGCGGCGTGGCGGTATTTGGGGGAGCAAGTCGCCCACGGAAACCCCGCGGTCCGCGGCCTTGGGGCAGCCGGGACTTATTTCCAAGACCCGCACGATTGGCGGACCTTCGACCATCTCCTTGTGTCGAGCGGCCTACTCGGGGCAAGTCCTCCGTACCTGGACGAGGCCCAGACAAGAGTAGTTCCGACGCCAATAATGGTAGGTGAGGACGGCTTGCCGCGGCCGTTCGAACCCGGCAAGACGCGCGGTGTATCGGACCACCTTCCTATCGTGGGTCGTCTTGTGCTTCCGGAGGACTCGCAATGA
- a CDS encoding 2OG-Fe(II) oxygenase produces MHKQELAGPDIFVIHDFLSPAECWQHLVRCEEAGFDDAPIATGRGAVMQKDIRNNDRVIFDDVDLARDLWARAAPFFPPNFLAWVPVGLNERFRSYRYTSGQKFDWHNDGFFDRGNGERSRYTFMIYLNEGCDGGETIFNLRRLGAVRDGEELLRVAPGTGKALAFRHDVLHTGAVVTAGTKYVLRTDVMYRAAEPTQR; encoded by the coding sequence GTGCACAAGCAAGAACTTGCCGGCCCGGACATCTTCGTCATCCACGATTTTCTCTCGCCCGCCGAGTGCTGGCAGCACCTCGTTCGGTGCGAGGAAGCCGGGTTCGACGACGCCCCGATCGCGACGGGCCGCGGGGCCGTCATGCAGAAGGACATCCGCAACAACGACCGCGTGATCTTCGACGACGTCGACCTCGCGCGGGACCTGTGGGCCCGCGCGGCCCCGTTCTTCCCGCCGAATTTTCTCGCCTGGGTTCCCGTCGGATTGAACGAGCGGTTCCGGTCTTATCGGTACACGTCCGGGCAGAAATTCGACTGGCACAACGACGGCTTCTTCGACCGGGGTAATGGCGAGCGGAGCCGGTACACGTTCATGATCTACCTGAACGAGGGCTGCGACGGGGGCGAAACGATCTTCAACCTCCGCCGCCTCGGCGCCGTCCGGGATGGCGAGGAACTGTTGCGCGTGGCCCCGGGAACCGGGAAGGCCCTCGCGTTCCGCCACGACGTACTCCACACCGGGGCCGTCGTGACGGCCGGCACCAAGTACGTCCTCCGCACCGACGTGATGTACCGCGCCGCCGAGCCGACGCAGCGCTGA
- the crcB gene encoding fluoride efflux transporter CrcB — protein MREIFEAIGDAIAAWVNPIAVFFGGAVGSLARYAIGRWASSYPAIETFPWHTFGINVLGSFILGLVAVWCKDADRRTWFLLFGTGVCGGFTTFSTFAVETLTMLEKDRVAAAGAYVGGSIAAGLLGAMIAVRIARAV, from the coding sequence ATGCGAGAAATCTTCGAAGCGATCGGCGACGCCATCGCGGCGTGGGTCAACCCGATAGCCGTCTTTTTCGGCGGGGCGGTCGGGTCGCTGGCCCGGTACGCCATCGGGCGGTGGGCGTCGTCGTACCCCGCCATCGAAACCTTCCCGTGGCACACGTTCGGGATTAACGTCCTCGGGTCGTTCATCCTCGGCCTCGTCGCCGTTTGGTGCAAGGACGCGGACCGGCGGACGTGGTTTCTGCTCTTCGGGACGGGCGTGTGTGGCGGGTTCACCACATTTTCCACGTTCGCCGTCGAAACCTTGACCATGCTCGAGAAGGACCGGGTGGCCGCGGCCGGCGCCTACGTCGGCGGGTCGATCGCCGCGGGGTTGCTCGGCGCGATGATCGCCGTGCGAATCGCGCGGGCGGTGTGA
- a CDS encoding ABC transporter ATP-binding protein — translation MDTLAIRTDNLTRTYRKPKKGWFRKKSTAPAEFVALAGVSLEVHPGELFGLLGPNGAGKTTLIKILTTLLAPTSGGAWVDGVDVVANPEAVRPRINMVSGGESSGYGILNVRENLWLFSRIYGVPGADVKARTDRLLEVVGLTDKATSRVSHLSTGQRQKMNFCRGFLTDPKILFLDEPTLGLDVTSARAIRVFIKEWMKEKPDRTMLLTTHYMAEADELCDRLAIIDKGKVLACDTPANLKRRVQKYPIFEMSLSPGADGAVADLHHVPGVHQATKTETPTTAELKVSLADESAIGAVVQRVIQAGGKILTLKKVEPTLEDVFIELVGHGLADEAK, via the coding sequence ATGGACACACTCGCGATCCGCACCGACAACCTGACCCGGACCTACCGTAAGCCGAAGAAGGGCTGGTTCCGCAAAAAGTCCACCGCCCCGGCCGAATTCGTCGCCCTCGCCGGGGTGTCGCTGGAAGTTCACCCCGGCGAACTCTTCGGGCTGCTCGGACCGAACGGGGCCGGCAAAACCACCCTCATCAAAATCTTGACGACCCTCCTCGCCCCCACTTCTGGCGGCGCGTGGGTCGATGGCGTTGACGTCGTCGCCAACCCGGAGGCGGTTCGGCCGAGAATCAACATGGTCTCCGGCGGCGAGTCGAGCGGGTACGGCATCCTGAACGTCCGCGAAAACCTCTGGCTCTTCTCCCGCATCTACGGCGTCCCCGGGGCCGACGTGAAGGCGCGGACGGACCGCCTCCTCGAAGTGGTCGGTTTGACCGACAAAGCGACCAGTCGCGTCAGCCACCTGTCCACGGGGCAGCGACAAAAGATGAACTTCTGCCGCGGCTTCCTCACCGACCCGAAGATCCTCTTTCTGGACGAGCCGACCCTCGGCCTGGACGTGACCAGCGCCCGGGCGATCCGCGTCTTCATCAAGGAATGGATGAAGGAGAAGCCGGACCGCACGATGCTGCTCACCACGCACTACATGGCCGAGGCGGACGAACTCTGTGACCGCCTCGCGATCATCGACAAGGGCAAGGTGCTCGCCTGCGACACGCCCGCGAACCTCAAGCGGCGCGTGCAAAAGTACCCGATCTTCGAGATGAGCCTGTCCCCCGGCGCCGACGGGGCCGTGGCCGACCTGCACCACGTCCCGGGCGTCCATCAGGCGACGAAGACCGAGACGCCGACGACGGCCGAACTCAAAGTCTCGCTGGCGGACGAGTCCGCGATCGGCGCGGTCGTCCAGCGGGTGATTCAAGCGGGCGGCAAGATCCTGACGTTGAAGAAGGTCGAGCCGACGCTCGAAGACGTGTTCATCGAGCTGGTCGGCCACGGTTTGGCGGACGAGGCGAAGTGA
- a CDS encoding permease: MTQRAVSSTLGRLVAPGDVNAFFGLVLDNVGNLILMASLLIGVFQFPAEFVLSRMIPGTAVGVLVGDLMYSVLAVRLARRTGRADVTAMPLGLDTPSMFGMVFLVMGPAFVVAKQQGITEELAAEHAWYVGVGITFLTGIFKVAVAPVCGWIRRAVPRAGLLGSLAAIGLVFISFQPLLEVLACPIPGLVTLAIVLATLTARWRLPGGVPGALVAVAVGGIVYMILDQVGMTPTEKAFKAPNTGFALPLPWTGWSTWVGQHWAELLGYVPIAFPFALATVVGGIDCVESATAAGDEYPTGWVIAGEGVATLAGAIFGGVIQTTPYIGHPAYKRMGGRVGYTVGTALFVGGVGLFGLVGPAFALLPKCIIFPILVFIGLEIAAQSFAATPRRHYPAVVFGFIPVVAYLVLIEVNQLVSGLQIPFSKLPSANQTSLQTLTVLANGFLITSLLWTTLVVRLIDGRAVAGAIVAVAAAMLSAVGVMHSPLSSSAIGWPDQLIQRATEEGRIAAAPQLTPWTMAAAYLGVAACLIVLGRVGKPETETEDVKAQGE, encoded by the coding sequence ATGACCCAGCGCGCTGTCTCTTCGACCCTCGGCCGCCTGGTGGCGCCCGGCGACGTGAACGCGTTCTTCGGCCTGGTCCTCGACAACGTCGGCAACCTCATCTTGATGGCCAGTCTGCTCATCGGCGTGTTCCAGTTCCCGGCCGAGTTCGTCCTGAGTCGGATGATCCCCGGGACGGCCGTCGGGGTTCTGGTCGGGGATTTGATGTATAGCGTCCTGGCGGTCCGACTCGCCCGGCGCACCGGCCGCGCGGATGTCACCGCCATGCCGCTCGGGTTGGACACGCCGAGCATGTTCGGGATGGTGTTCCTGGTGATGGGACCAGCCTTTGTGGTGGCGAAACAACAGGGCATAACTGAGGAACTGGCAGCGGAACACGCCTGGTACGTGGGAGTCGGGATCACGTTTCTCACGGGCATCTTCAAAGTGGCTGTGGCCCCGGTCTGCGGATGGATTCGCCGGGCTGTCCCCCGGGCTGGATTGCTGGGCTCGCTGGCGGCCATCGGCCTCGTCTTTATTAGCTTCCAACCACTACTGGAAGTCCTGGCTTGCCCAATCCCCGGCCTGGTCACCCTGGCGATCGTGCTGGCTACCCTGACGGCGCGGTGGCGGTTGCCGGGCGGCGTGCCCGGTGCCCTGGTCGCGGTGGCGGTGGGCGGAATCGTTTACATGATCCTGGACCAAGTTGGGATGACGCCGACCGAAAAGGCGTTCAAGGCCCCGAACACCGGATTCGCCCTGCCACTGCCCTGGACCGGGTGGTCGACGTGGGTTGGTCAGCACTGGGCCGAATTGCTCGGGTATGTGCCGATCGCGTTCCCGTTCGCCCTGGCGACCGTCGTGGGCGGAATCGATTGCGTCGAGAGCGCGACGGCGGCGGGTGACGAGTACCCGACGGGTTGGGTGATCGCCGGGGAAGGCGTCGCGACCTTGGCCGGGGCCATCTTCGGCGGCGTGATCCAAACGACGCCCTACATCGGCCACCCGGCGTACAAGCGTATGGGCGGCCGGGTCGGATACACGGTCGGGACGGCGTTGTTCGTCGGCGGAGTCGGGCTGTTCGGCCTGGTCGGGCCGGCGTTCGCCTTGCTGCCCAAGTGCATCATCTTCCCGATCCTGGTGTTCATCGGGCTGGAGATCGCGGCCCAATCGTTCGCCGCCACGCCCCGTCGGCATTACCCGGCGGTGGTCTTCGGATTTATCCCCGTCGTGGCTTATCTGGTTCTGATCGAAGTGAACCAACTCGTGTCGGGCTTGCAAATACCGTTCTCGAAACTTCCCTCGGCGAATCAGACGAGTTTGCAGACCCTGACGGTACTCGCGAACGGGTTCCTGATCACGAGCCTGCTGTGGACGACCTTGGTCGTCCGACTCATCGACGGGCGGGCCGTCGCCGGGGCAATCGTCGCGGTGGCGGCTGCCATGTTGTCGGCGGTTGGGGTGATGCATTCCCCGCTGTCGTCGTCGGCGATCGGGTGGCCGGACCAACTGATCCAACGCGCGACTGAGGAGGGGCGGATCGCCGCGGCTCCCCAGCTGACGCCGTGGACGATGGCCGCGGCCTACCTGGGAGTCGCGGCCTGTCTGATCGTTCTCGGCCGTGTCGGGAAGCCGGAGACAGAGACAGAGGATGTGAAAGCGCAGGGTGAGTGA
- a CDS encoding PQQ-binding-like beta-propeller repeat protein, translated as MTIRHLLGIGAFVNLLVATLLVSSEQNATGADWPQYRGPQRDGISGDRGLLQEWPAGGPKLLWRYSEAGLGYAGPAIVGDRLYTAGGRGDSEYVFALDLKTAEGGKPRELWSTRVGPLFTWKGNSWNAGPNVTPTVDGDLIYTLGGFGDLVCVEAATGKERWRVNLPGDLGGAVNPIGGGLEEPTPLGWGYAAAPLVDGDKLICVPGGKKGLLAALDKTTGKVLWRSAEVTDQASYSSPLAVDVGGVRQYIQATNKGIVGVAAADGKRLWSYDRSPAYDDVVIATPVFHDNAVYSSVGFDQGCDLARLIVQGQSIAAEKVYSTKVVQSRDGGIVRVREHLYGYSEKGGWICQEFKTGKIVWSEAEALGRGSLTLADGRLYCCAEKGGVVALVEPSPEGWKEHGRLKLPQESKQRRPSGGLWTHPVIANGRLYIRDQEFVYCYDVKK; from the coding sequence ATGACCATTCGTCACCTGTTGGGAATCGGTGCGTTCGTGAACCTCCTTGTAGCCACTCTCTTGGTCTCGTCCGAACAGAACGCGACCGGCGCTGACTGGCCTCAGTACCGCGGGCCGCAACGCGACGGCATTTCGGGCGATCGCGGCCTGCTGCAGGAGTGGCCCGCGGGCGGTCCCAAGCTCCTGTGGCGATATTCGGAAGCCGGCCTCGGCTACGCCGGCCCCGCGATCGTCGGCGACCGGTTGTACACGGCGGGCGGCCGGGGCGATTCCGAGTACGTCTTCGCCCTCGACCTCAAGACCGCCGAGGGCGGTAAGCCGCGCGAACTGTGGTCGACACGGGTCGGCCCGCTGTTTACCTGGAAGGGCAACAGCTGGAACGCCGGGCCGAACGTCACGCCGACCGTCGACGGGGATCTCATCTACACTCTCGGCGGGTTCGGCGACCTCGTGTGCGTCGAAGCCGCGACCGGCAAGGAGCGGTGGCGGGTGAACCTGCCGGGCGACCTGGGCGGCGCGGTCAACCCCATCGGCGGCGGCCTGGAAGAACCAACGCCGTTGGGCTGGGGGTATGCGGCCGCCCCGCTCGTCGATGGGGACAAACTCATCTGCGTGCCAGGAGGGAAGAAGGGGTTGCTCGCGGCCCTCGATAAGACCACGGGCAAAGTCCTCTGGCGGAGCGCGGAAGTAACGGACCAGGCCAGCTACTCCTCGCCCCTGGCGGTCGACGTCGGCGGCGTCCGGCAGTACATCCAGGCCACTAACAAAGGGATCGTCGGGGTGGCGGCCGCGGACGGGAAACGGCTCTGGTCCTACGACCGCAGCCCGGCTTACGACGACGTCGTCATCGCGACCCCGGTCTTTCACGACAACGCCGTTTACTCGTCCGTCGGATTCGACCAGGGCTGCGATCTCGCCAGGCTCATCGTCCAGGGTCAGTCGATTGCGGCCGAGAAGGTGTATTCGACCAAGGTGGTGCAGAGCCGCGACGGCGGAATCGTCCGGGTCCGCGAACACCTGTACGGGTACTCCGAGAAAGGCGGCTGGATCTGCCAGGAGTTCAAGACCGGGAAGATCGTCTGGTCGGAAGCGGAAGCCCTCGGCCGCGGCTCGCTCACGCTCGCAGACGGGCGGCTGTATTGTTGCGCGGAGAAGGGCGGGGTGGTGGCGCTGGTCGAGCCCAGCCCGGAGGGGTGGAAGGAACACGGGCGACTGAAGTTGCCGCAGGAGTCGAAACAGCGGCGGCCGAGCGGCGGCTTGTGGACGCACCCGGTCATCGCCAACGGCCGCCTCTACATCCGGGACCAGGAGTTCGTGTACTGTTACGACGTGAAGAAATAG
- a CDS encoding ISKra4 family transposase — protein sequence MTCPHCRESARCKGFKSRQLVSLFGPLEYSRHYYLCRHCHHGISPLDGVLGLRAHDLTPAADEVVCLSGLEDSFATAADTVLPRLAGLRVSESTVQRATEAAGERLAEAQHAGQTFGPSTPWAWHKDADGKTVGYVSVDATGVGQQGSRGAKAEGRMAYIGMIDNPVPEERPRWANPTAAKRPEWKARYVSQVRSLAELAEPLRRQASQVNLGGADRWVALSDGGIGLEDFLRANFPRVEAVILDFYHVAEYVAKLSRVLHPGDADADRRWRETTCEELKTSGGSAVLEKVRSLDLADRAGAASVRAEVVTYFTNQTHRMDYPHYLAQGWQIGSGPVESACKTVIGERMKGGGMRWGEDGADAMSHLRALFCSSDNQWAAFWSKN from the coding sequence ATGACGTGCCCGCACTGCCGGGAATCGGCCCGGTGCAAGGGATTCAAGTCCCGTCAATTGGTCAGCCTGTTCGGTCCGCTCGAGTACTCCCGGCACTACTACTTGTGCCGGCACTGCCACCACGGGATATCGCCCCTGGACGGGGTGCTCGGGTTACGGGCTCACGACCTGACCCCGGCCGCCGACGAGGTCGTCTGCCTGTCCGGGTTGGAGGATAGTTTCGCCACGGCCGCCGACACGGTGTTGCCGCGGTTGGCCGGTCTGCGAGTGAGTGAGTCGACGGTCCAGCGGGCGACCGAGGCCGCCGGCGAGCGGTTGGCCGAAGCCCAACATGCGGGCCAGACGTTCGGCCCGTCGACCCCGTGGGCGTGGCACAAGGATGCCGACGGGAAAACGGTCGGTTACGTGTCGGTCGACGCCACCGGCGTCGGGCAACAAGGTTCCCGCGGTGCCAAGGCCGAGGGGCGGATGGCGTACATCGGGATGATTGACAACCCGGTCCCCGAGGAACGCCCACGGTGGGCGAATCCGACGGCGGCCAAGCGACCGGAGTGGAAGGCCCGGTACGTGTCCCAGGTGCGGTCGCTCGCGGAGTTGGCCGAGCCGTTGCGGCGACAAGCCTCCCAGGTGAATCTGGGCGGTGCCGATCGATGGGTCGCGTTGTCCGACGGGGGCATTGGGTTGGAGGACTTCCTGCGGGCGAATTTCCCCCGTGTGGAAGCCGTCATCTTGGACTTCTACCACGTGGCCGAATACGTCGCCAAACTGTCCCGCGTCCTGCATCCGGGGGACGCGGACGCGGACCGGCGATGGCGGGAGACGACGTGCGAGGAACTCAAGACCTCCGGCGGATCCGCCGTGCTAGAGAAGGTCCGGTCGTTGGATCTCGCCGACCGGGCCGGGGCGGCGAGTGTTCGTGCGGAGGTCGTGACGTACTTCACGAATCAGACCCATCGGATGGATTACCCGCACTACTTGGCCCAGGGCTGGCAGATCGGCAGTGGTCCGGTGGAGAGTGCCTGCAAGACGGTCATCGGGGAACGCATGAAGGGCGGGGGAATGCGTTGGGGCGAGGACGGCGCCGATGCGATGAGCCACTTGCGCGCGCTGTTTTGTAGCTCGGATAACCAGTGGGCGGCGTTTTGGTCTAAGAATTAG
- a CDS encoding FG-GAP repeat domain-containing protein, protein MRRLWILSAGLCAAAVAGPSPAQEPVSPSPITWKKTVLDRKFRSEGVAVADVNKDGKKDVMNGEYWYEAPEWTPHEMQPPVDHKDGLGNYSRVFACWAEDLNKDGYPDLIVIDFPGAPCYWLENPKDSSKHWTRHTIWHSACNETPQYLDLLGTGQRVLIMGTQPTGKKQDGNEGQMAYFTPDPKDPNALWILHPISPPSESGKTIPGTNRFSHGLGVGDINGDGKGDVICTDGWWEQPAKADGTTPWVFHPANLGPAASDMYAVDMDGDGLADVLSTSAHKFGIWWHKQGPTEKNGNPKFTTVELYKDLLSETHAAHFVDINGDGLKDLVTGKRWWSHGRGEPGSDKPAMIYWFQASKGADKKITFTPHVIDDDSGVGTQFEVTDINGDGLLDVVVSNKKGVKVIIQERK, encoded by the coding sequence ATGCGCCGCTTGTGGATATTGTCCGCCGGGCTCTGTGCCGCGGCTGTTGCCGGGCCGTCGCCGGCCCAGGAGCCCGTCTCGCCGTCGCCCATCACCTGGAAAAAGACCGTCCTCGACCGCAAGTTCCGTAGCGAAGGCGTGGCCGTCGCGGACGTGAACAAGGACGGTAAAAAGGACGTGATGAACGGCGAATACTGGTACGAGGCGCCCGAGTGGACGCCGCACGAAATGCAGCCGCCGGTCGACCACAAGGACGGCCTCGGGAACTACAGCCGGGTGTTCGCGTGCTGGGCCGAGGACCTGAACAAGGACGGCTACCCGGACCTGATCGTGATCGACTTCCCCGGTGCCCCGTGCTACTGGTTGGAAAACCCCAAGGACAGTAGCAAGCACTGGACCCGGCACACGATCTGGCACAGCGCCTGCAACGAGACGCCGCAGTACCTCGACCTCCTCGGCACCGGCCAGCGCGTCCTCATCATGGGCACCCAACCGACGGGGAAGAAGCAGGACGGGAACGAAGGGCAGATGGCCTACTTCACCCCCGACCCCAAAGACCCGAACGCCCTCTGGATTCTCCACCCGATCAGCCCGCCGAGCGAGTCCGGCAAGACGATCCCCGGGACCAACCGCTTCAGCCACGGGCTGGGCGTCGGCGACATTAACGGAGACGGCAAGGGCGACGTGATCTGTACCGACGGGTGGTGGGAGCAACCGGCGAAGGCGGACGGGACGACCCCGTGGGTGTTCCACCCCGCGAACCTCGGCCCGGCCGCCTCGGACATGTACGCGGTCGACATGGACGGGGACGGACTGGCCGACGTCCTCAGCACGTCCGCCCACAAATTCGGGATCTGGTGGCACAAGCAGGGCCCGACCGAAAAGAACGGTAACCCCAAGTTCACCACGGTCGAACTCTACAAGGATCTCCTCTCCGAGACCCACGCCGCCCACTTCGTCGACATCAACGGCGACGGCCTCAAGGACCTCGTCACCGGCAAGCGGTGGTGGTCGCACGGGCGGGGCGAGCCGGGGTCGGACAAGCCGGCGATGATCTACTGGTTCCAGGCGTCCAAGGGCGCCGACAAGAAGATTACATTTACGCCCCACGTGATCGACGACGACTCCGGGGTCGGCACGCAATTCGAAGTGACCGACATCAACGGGGACGGGCTACTCGACGTGGTGGTGTCCAACAAGAAGGGCGTCAAGGTCATCATCCAGGAACGGAAGTAA